The Simkaniaceae bacterium genome includes a region encoding these proteins:
- a CDS encoding ankyrin repeat domain-containing protein, with product MTMRIVGRSLRCICRESGNLPPKKSVISLWLLQNRMNFCSAPASLAHLGIRQLSPSLISRSQWEGQVLWAAQNGHEKEMDGYLAQKRRQVTGIEYSSVLDQALEEAVIHRHPECVSALIRAQKRELDCPNLTHAGIHQAFKRAIILGEIESLDVIINGDFKLTRLELEKGVLLAAREGQTGCLKVLLEKFGKQHTFGLTALRKAALYACEEGHLECLQYMRSYNEKIDGRAVNDRECFNAAIKNNQIECVRWLIEVAHDKIPLSELFDMIYDLSHQGYHENLKAILFRYKDRVGAQVLGKGLIAASRMNQLECFKLFLLPEFFEKLEIHPIEEAFFLAVKYSHPIIVQSLLSNQYVRERLSNAIYIKALSFASEDWNTCCFTLLIKNIFANRDQALLQEIFLGKNTRLAENVKKFASKIGINCVTHLT from the coding sequence ATGACAATGAGAATAGTTGGTCGAAGTCTTCGGTGTATTTGTCGGGAATCCGGAAATCTTCCGCCAAAGAAGAGCGTTATTTCATTATGGTTGTTGCAAAATCGGATGAACTTTTGTTCAGCACCTGCGTCTCTTGCTCATCTAGGGATTAGACAACTCTCCCCCTCTTTAATCAGTAGAAGTCAATGGGAAGGACAAGTATTATGGGCGGCTCAAAATGGGCATGAAAAAGAAATGGATGGCTATCTTGCGCAAAAAAGAAGACAAGTGACGGGTATTGAATACTCATCCGTCCTAGATCAGGCGCTTGAGGAAGCCGTTATTCATAGACATCCCGAATGCGTTTCAGCTCTGATCAGAGCCCAAAAGCGGGAGTTAGATTGCCCTAATTTAACGCATGCCGGCATCCATCAAGCGTTTAAGCGCGCAATTATTTTAGGAGAGATTGAAAGTCTCGATGTCATCATAAATGGTGATTTTAAGCTCACACGGCTTGAGTTGGAAAAAGGGGTGCTTTTAGCCGCGAGGGAGGGACAAACGGGATGTTTAAAAGTTCTCCTAGAAAAGTTTGGAAAGCAACATACCTTTGGGTTGACAGCCCTTAGAAAGGCCGCATTGTATGCCTGCGAGGAGGGGCATCTCGAATGCTTGCAATATATGAGAAGCTATAATGAGAAGATCGATGGAAGGGCTGTTAATGATAGGGAGTGTTTCAATGCCGCAATCAAAAACAATCAGATTGAGTGTGTTCGTTGGTTGATTGAAGTTGCACATGATAAAATCCCTCTAAGCGAACTTTTCGATATGATTTATGATTTATCACATCAAGGCTATCATGAGAATTTAAAGGCTATTTTGTTTCGTTATAAGGACCGAGTGGGTGCTCAAGTTTTAGGGAAGGGGCTCATCGCAGCTTCTCGAATGAATCAATTGGAATGTTTTAAGCTCTTTCTTTTGCCCGAATTTTTCGAAAAACTGGAAATTCACCCTATTGAGGAAGCGTTTTTCTTGGCCGTGAAATATTCGCATCCAATAATTGTGCAGTCTCTACTATCAAATCAATATGTTCGCGAGCGCCTTTCCAATGCAATATATATCAAGGCGTTATCATTTGCCTCAGAAGATTGGAATACCTGTTGTTTTACGCTGCTCATCAAAAA